The following DNA comes from Anopheles arabiensis isolate DONGOLA chromosome 3, AaraD3, whole genome shotgun sequence.
TACTCTTAATTAGTATATCGACTACTGCTAGCATGTCACACTGCAGCACACCGATCAGGTTTAATGCGTTCAGGGCGTCTTCCAGTCGTACTCTGATCTGCTTTAACTCCCTATCTAGAGAATGCATGATCGTTTTGGTAATCACTAGCAGCTTTATAGCAAAGAAATCGTTGGGAACTGAATCTGGTAAATAGGAATCGACGGTTTTCACATATTCTACAAACTTTGTATTAAGATACTTCATGCTTTTGCCCAAAGCCCGCACGTCAACATTGTGACATACCAAATCGCAAGTAAAAAGCGCTATCCTAATGCTGTTCAAGTACGTCAATGTGAAAGGTTTGGCGGCATTACCTTGCATCAGCATAGCATCGTGCAGAAATGAAAGGTTAGCGAACGCCTCACCATATTTTGCCAATATCCAATCTAGCTTCCTGATAACGCAATGCAATGGTTTTTCAAGATGAGCTAACTTCTCAATCAACATGGCCAGGTTTATGTGCAGCGGTACTATCGCCGGTTGCTGCGATTCCTCACACGAAAGTGCCGGTGGAAGCTGTGAGGACGGCTTTGCATTGATCTTAGCAACCCAGCTCGTTGATGCAACTGGGTCGTGCTCGTCGCCATACACCATGTCCACCTGGACACATTTATCGACAAACCTTACCGGTGATGCCATTGCACTGAGGCCGAACAAACAAGCAGCACTAAGAGACGGAAATACGAAAAAAAGTTAGATATGTATTTGAGGAATATAATGATATGTCTTTACCTTGCAAACGAAATCGTAAACgattagttttaaaattcaCTAAAATCTGCAATACTGAAATAACACTAAAGCTGAAACAAAGAAAGAACATTGCATTTCATTACACAAAATAACGATGTCGTCAACGACGTTCAGGGCGATTGTTAAAAAGTTCTTCAGAACGACCGCTCCAAAAATCGACGATAGCGAGAAAAGTTCCTCGCCTCGTGTACGAAGGACACTAATACTTAGACATGCTCGCGAAGGACGATCCAAAACGAATCGGTTCTGAGAAACTTCGGTGGATTCGTCAACATAGTTCAGCAAGAATAAAGATATTGGGTCATCCACGTAACTTATCAAATCTGTTCAAAGAGCGAGGTGCGGATTTGCACATATTATTCTGCAATTATCATACTTGGATGATTTCTTACGATCAACTATGAGTAGTTGTGCACTATGGAATCATTTCTACAGGACATAGCGACAGATACGTTGAGGTAAATTTGGGAAACACATACCTGCAGTTGTTGATTGGCCTTTTCCAGGCATGGGGAACTTTAATGACCATACACCACACCACATACACAGTAGCGTGAAGTTTATTCGAGTCCTCTGCTATTCTTTCTTGGCTCTCCTTGTGTAGAAACGCACGCAGTCCTGCGAACCGGCAATACAGAATGCGCGCACAGTTCCACGAATATTTCCTCAATACCGGCGACTAACGATATTTGCAGCTTCAAAAGAATCCTCCCAGGTCACACAATCATGACCCAgcagccatattgcactaccAGCTTGACATTCGATGAACGAAATGACACATGATGTGATAGTAAAATAAATGTggcttaaaaataaataaaataagctACTTTAACGCCAACCCAATTCATCAATTatactttttaattaaatataacCCATATTTCTTATTTGTTTCGAGGCAAAATGTGTTCTCTTCGTTTCTAGTTTACTGTTTGCTTTGCAACGTTCTGTCATCGTTTGTTGCTCCAGCAaagttgttgttattattgccATGTGATTTTGACACTCATAGCTTGTAAAAAATCGTATTGTTGTCGCCGGGGGTTGTGTAATTTTGGGTTGtaaatattgtattttttgcttcttagTTTTGCTCATATTCCCATAAAGCTAGCATGTACAAACAATGGGTTTAACAAAGTTTCGCACACTCTACACGCTGTACAGTGCAAATTATCGGTAAGGCTGCAGCCATGCACATTGCGCAAACAAGGTAAACAAGTCCGGATTTATTCATCTAACCGCAGGAGAAGGGTCTTGGCCAGTGTTCAGCATAGCTGCTTCCACACCACAACCGCCCGACTGTCGGACGATATCGAGTACGATGAGATACCGGTGTCGCGGATACGCAACTTCAGCATCATAGCCCACGTTGACCATGGGAAGAGTACGCTTGCCGACCGGTTGCTCGAAATGACCGGCACGATAGCGAAACATTCGGGCAATAAGCAAGTGCTGGACAGTTTGCAGGTTGAGAAGGAGCGCGGCATCACCGTAAAGGCACAGACGGCCTCGCTGATCTATCAGCATGCGGGTCAGCCCTACCTGCTGAATCTGATCGACACACCGGGTCATGTGGATTTCTCAAACGAGGTGTCCCGATCGTTGGCCGCCTGTAATGGCGTTATACTGCTAGTGGATGCGAATCAAGGTGTGCAGGCACAGACCGTGGCTAACTACCATCTCGCCCGCTCGAAGCAGCTCGTCATCGTGCCAGTGCTGAACAAGATCGATCTGAAGAACGCCCGCCCGGAAGCGGTATGCAACGAGCTGCTGACGCTGTTCGACATCGATCCCGATGATGTGCTGAAAGTTTCGGCCAAGGTGGGCACGGGTTGCGATGAGGTACTGGCTAGCATCGTGAACCGGCTGCCTGCTCCTGGAGCGAACCGGGACACGGACTTCCGGGGGCTAATATTTGACAGCTGGTTCGACAAGTATCGGGGTGCGCTGAACCTTATCTACGTGAGTGATGGTGAAATCCGCACCGGCCAGGAGATCGCATCGTGCCACACGGGTAAAGCGTACGAGGTGAAAAGCTTAGCACTGCTGCGACCGGACGAACGTAAAGTGGACCTGCTGGTGGCGGGGCAGGTGGGTCTGCTCGGGTGCAACATGCGAACCAGCAAAGAGTCACACATCGGGGACACGTTGTACctgaggaaaaacaaaacgtgcGTCCCGTTGCCAGGCTTCAAGCCCCAGCAGCCGATGGTATTTGCGGGCGTTTACCCACCGGACCAAACACAGCATCCCGTCCTGAAGAGTGCCATCGAAAAGCTGGTGCTGAATGATTCTGCCGTTACCGTCGCGCCGGACTCTAGTCCAGCGCTTGGGCAAGGCTGGCGGCTCGGTTTTCTGGGCCTGTTGCATCTGGATGTGTTCAGTCAGCGGTTGCAACAGGAGTACGACGCCGAACCGGTACTGACGGCACCATCGGTGACGTACAAAATCAAGCTAAAAGGCACCAAAGCGATCGCGGCGCACGGTGGCAACGAAACGGTGTATATCAGCAATCCGGCCCTGCTTCCCGACCGGACGATGGTGGAAGAGTACTACGAACCGTACGTGCTGGGGACAATTATTGCACCCACCGAGTGCGTCGGGGCCATTATCGGGCTGTGTGTCGAGCGTCGGGCAGTTCAGAAAACGTCGCTCAATATCGATAATGAGCGCATCATGACTACGTACCTGATGCCGCTGAACGAGATCGTGCTGGATTTTCACGATCAGCTAAAATCGGTCAGCTCCGGATACGCAAGCTTCGATTATGAAGATCACGGTTACGTCGAGACAAGCATCGTCCGGATGGATGTACTGCTGAATGGGCAGCTGGTGGAGGAACTATGCACCATCACGCACACCAGCAAGGCCCAAAACCATGCGAGGGACTTGGTGGTGAAGCTGAAGGAGCTGATCCCGCGACAGATGGTGCAGATCGCTATACAGGCGGTGGTGGGTGGAAAGGTTTTGGCGCGCGAGACTATAAAAGCTTATCGAAAGGATGTGACCGCTAAATTGGTAAGCTTGGCCCGAGGGTTGACTgttttgaagattaataaattgagtttttgtttttctatccACAGTATGGAGGAGATGTTACCAGACGGATGAAACTACTCAAGCAGCAATCTgagggaaagaagaaaatgagATCGATTGCTAACATCAATGTTCCACGCGATACATTCATAAATGTACTGAAACGATAAGTAATGCTATTGAGTGTTGGGTCAAGTTGAAGAACATCCGAAACAAATGGATCTTTTGTTAATTAGGTATTGAGGGACATGTTTGCTCTTGCACACTTTCTACATTTGGTACATTTCGATcgttttcattcacttttgGTATGAAAATGTCATCGTAAGAATGTTTTTAGAAGGAACCATTATCCCATTTGGTCACTAATAAACCTTTATTTTGTATCctggatgctttttttttcattgtaaaTTCGTTAAAACTCCTCAATGCAAGTTGCAGCAAATTTCAACTTCATACATTCCcgtttgttacttttttgttattgttgctaaAACTGAGTACAGCATATGGCTGGATTGTATTGTTGTgcatggtttgttttgcactgATCAACTGATCATCTTGCACCTGTATACTGTTCGCTCTACAGAGTTCGCTTTAAAGCTTCGTGGAGGGTATTTAAAACACTACGAGAAGCTAATGCGGACGAGCACGAAGGGAGGAGGCCTTAGGGATGATGTGCTGTGATCGTCAGAAAACAATGGTATCACCACCATTGCGCTGCATGCTAAAGACCGATGAAGGGCTTCAAACACCCCAGTACAATCATTTACTGTAGGTATGTTACGTTATGTTACTCGgggtgtgcatttttgtagtaGTCGTAGGTGAAATTCTATTTTAAACCTTTATTCACTTCATATAACACAACCATTTaagatttgtttgctttatttttgtgtttttgtttcgttatgAACTACTTAAGTGCGGGTCAAATAATAGGAATTAGGTCAAGGCAAGGATTTCAGATTTTGCAACCCCTTACCGTATCCTTTTCTTTAGTTTCCCTCCAGAGTTTTGCACAGTTTGCATAAGTTCGTACAATGTTTCTTATGAGTTAAATgttgtgttgaaaaaaaaatctgattaaaacaaaacatatataGCGAACGAATTCAACTCACATTGTAATCCAATAGCAAACGTCGACCAACCATGCCGTGGGTAAGATGATATTTTAATCTTTTTCACTTTAACTCGTACTACGCAGCTGGAATAAACGTATAAATGCTGCTAATATGCTAATAGTGCTAACTGGAACACGGAACAAGGAACGTTGGAAAAATGCGATTGGAAATTGCATTTGCGAAAGAGGTGGTGGTTTCATGCTATTTTTTATGACGTATTATGAATATTGTTTTCGTAGAAGAGAAACGTGCAACATGTGAGCGCTAACGGACGAAGGAATTAATCAGAAACACTACGAGGAACCTTTGCTACGCTACTTGAAGAAAAGTATATTTTGCATTGGTATTAAGGTAGGGAAAAATACTTGTCTAGCATCTGCTGTCTGTAATGGGTAAAGGGATAGTGGTATCGTTAATGGAGTTGCACCGGATGCACTGTTGCCGAAGCTAAAccttttcttctattttcacGACAGAACGCTGGCGTAACGACTTTTCATGGGTAAATTCTAATACAATAACGAGCTACTTAGTACAATTTAAACCATGATGAAACGGGCAAAGTAATGAATTTGCTTCAAATGCATGTCAAACGCATTAGCAGAGAAACCCTTTGTAGCAGCTCTTCACTATataaacaaaatgtatggaaatttGCACATAAATTGTATGAACGGATTGCGCTAATGCTAACAAAGATAGATAACTGTTTTATAAGTGCATTCCTTTCCCACTATATCGTTCTGCTTCTTTGAAACATATTATACTTTAATTTTTGTGtgaacttcttttttttttttgctccaaagTTCTTGCTGCATCGTTTGACAAAGGTGTCACTCGCTTAGTAATTTTTGGCGATCCCACTTGTGATAATAAAGCAAATACCATCATTCATTTGCTAATTTCCTGTCTAGCGATAGTCAGTCGCTGTACGATGCAAAGAACATGTCGACCTAGACCAGTAACTTCATCAACAAACCAGAATCGTACCATACGAGGAAGAAGAAACTGGACGAGGTGTTGGACATCAGCTAACAGTGGCTGATACCGTTTGTGTTCACTATGTCATTGTTATTAGTAGCAAGGGCGTTGCCTTGTTGGCCTGCGCGATGATGCCCGTTTGCATCGGCACCGGTTGCCGTGCACGGAGGTCGTAACAAATCACAGTACTGCAACAGTGCCTCACGCAGCGAACGAGATACCTCCGCCGAACTCGTGGTCGTACAGTCCACCAGGTAGGGGTACAGGCTGATCAATTGCTCCCAGGCGGTAGTACCCACTAAAGAGTGGAATAAATAGGTGGCAAATAGGTTAGAATTTTCGACATGAGATATCAACCACAAGACGTACCTTTGGCGGGTGGTGCTTTCTTCATGGATATCACAAGAGTAGCGACGGCTTTTAGTACGAACGATATTTCCGACAAGCGATACCTTCGAGTAAAACAAGATcatgtattattttatatcTATTTATACAACACTCCACGCCCATTTGCTGCATACCTTGGTAAAGGAAACTTGCCACTCAACCGTTCGTCTTCGTTAAACTTTCTGAGCACCTCCTCGAACCGATGCAACAGGGCTGTTATTGCTAACTGTCCCGCAATACCACCCTCGGTCGTTTTACCGCCCTGGCCATCGCACAGTGTGGCGTTGTTGTTTGCCAGATTGGTTTCCTTTTCGTCGACCGCACCGGCGGCTGCCGTGCCAACACGATCGTCCAGCAGCGAAAACTGAAGCAACGTTTCGAAGCAGGTCTTTGCAAACTCTTCGCGCAGTTTCAGTTCTGTCTCGCAGCCAGCGAACGGTGTGCTGCCGGTGGTTGCCGAATGGATGGAACCCTTGTTCAGGATCACCACCGCGTCCAGGATGAATTGTTGCGGAATCTCTTGGCTGTATGGGAGAATTTCGTCGCGTATCAGTTCGATCACCTGGCAGTCGATCGTTTCGTCCAGGATCAGCTCATCGAGACCGCGATCCTCAACGATGCAAATGCTGCAAATGAATAGGGAGGAGTAAAATTATTGACCAAAGGACCCAAATTATATACTTATGTACTTTATATACTTTATATTATATACGAATTATAACAAAATGGTACATAATTTGCAACAAGGAAAAAATCTTATTGGATTGGTTATTATGAAATGTTCACATACCtctttgtaaacaaaaactgGTCCAGTGTGTCGGCCAAATCTTTCCACATCgaggcaaaatgcttcgggtGTTTACGCGCAACCGGCAGCCCTGTATGCAGTACGCTGATCAAGCTAGAGATAGCCAGCTTCCAAGTGCTCGACGACATGCACTTGTACTTTAGCGACAGTGGAAGATGCAGTGCTTTGATAATTTCGTGCAGTATCTGTCCCTCTATCACGGCCATATCGTTGGCCGTCTGTTGGTAAAGCTTCACCGCCACGGTGAGTGCTTTCTCGCCGAACGGAATGTAGTTCATGCTGACCCACTCCACACCGTTTGCGTTCGATGTGGACGAAACGGGGTGAATGAGCCCGCCGGAGCTATTGCTACCCGTGTTTGTGCCCGCACCGCTCCCACTTCGCGATGATTTCAGCGGTCTAAAAGGGGGGAGGAACGCTCTGGTTAGGGAAAGGTTGAAtaatttgcaacaaaaaaacaccgaaaCAGTTCAGTTTCACCTTGTTTCGATGCGGTCGAAGCTCGGGGGAGCACAGGCAAACTTGCTGAAACTTAACAATTGCTTAAAAATGGCCgatatcatattttttatcCCGCTGCCCCCACTTCCGCTCCCAGCCTGGATCGCTTCCTTCTGCAGCAATTCCATACAGTCGAGCACGCCGTCGTGTAATGGCGTCAGCAGGGAATCCGAAATAGTGGACATAATGTAAGGCGTCGAGTCACTGTGCACTGGCACGGCGACAGCATTCATTAGCACCGCGCACAGTTGCGtcagatccttgttattgaaACGTGCCCGAATGTGCTGGAACAGAGCGGGAAAGATGTGTACGAGCGCAGTCAAAAATGCCTGACTGGGGATGTACAGGTCCTCAGTGCCGGGCCCGGCGGTACTGGCACCGGCGTTACCCTTATCCGACAGGTCACCGAGCGTGGGGGGTTTCGTACTTTCGGCACCGATATTCAACCACACGCGCCACGCAACGTTCCAAATGTCGGCTTCGGCGGCGGCCGCAGGCGTTGTTCGCACCGCATTCGTTTCATCTGCACCGCCCGACGGGGCAGCTGGACCCGTTGCAGAGGATGGAGCCGCCGTGGGACGGTTGTAGAGAATTTCCTGGAATGATTTTAAAGCCGCTAGCGACACTTCGTTGCTTTTGCTGAGGGCCGAATTTTCGATAAACTCCAGCAGAAGCGCCCAAGCGCGGGGAAAATCGCCCAACATCTGCAGCAGCGCTCGTTTGGTGTTAAATACCTGCATGGGGGAGGacaaaaaggataaaaaagtgttaaaaatcaaacacatccCATCCCTTCTCTGAATCACACTGCTCTGCGGCTTACCCTTGACACGCCGGACAGCGTGAGGACTTGAGTTTCAGCCCACTGCTTTTGGGCCGTGTTACGCGAATGGTGAATCAGAATGTTACCACTCGTGTCCACCTTCTCGTTGCTGGCACAGCTAGAGAGGGCCCGCACCTTATCCAGCAGCGGGAACAACACCTGCCACAGCACAGCCTGCCAGGTAGGCGGATTTAACAGTGCGCCGTGGGCggaaatggtggaaaaaaGTGTTTGGCCAGCGGATTTTCTAACCGCCGGACGGGGATCCACACACAGATCTCCCAGCCGCGCGTACAAGCACATCCACAAACGGTCGAAGTGGGGCATGTTCAACGTTCCCGGAAAATCCGGCAGCACCGACATATCGTCGCAAACGGTTTGCGATAGTTTTTCCTGATTCTGGTTGAAGTAATCTGAAATATTCCACTGCACGAAAAGGCACGAAACATGCAAggcgaagaaaaaggaaaggcGTGATGAAACAAAGCTCAACGATGTTGGTGTACGGAGATACGGGTAcaaagtagtgatgggaaaaacaaagttttcgtcggaatcgattctggttAGCTCCGAAATTTTCTGGAAACGATtacggatagtaggtccggaatcagtttccacaattggctccagaattggcttcggaattggctccggaatccgAATAGGTTTCGGAATCGGGACCGGATTCgaaatcggatccggaattggaattggctccgaaatcagaatcggcttcgaaatcggagtcagtttcggcatctccataagaacAGACGTTTGGATCCAATAATACTTCATATTGATAGCCACAAAGAATCCAAATGTACTCGTAAACGATCCATTATCATGGAGATTTCCGGATTGACTTCGTTTCTGACACATCTTATTTTAATTCAAGAActaattctcattccggaggctattccatttctggagtcaatcctgATTTCATTACCggggcaaattgcgattcccaggtcaattctgattctggaatcgattctgattccggagcttATTCCGACAcgggaaccgattccggattcggagtcgactctggaatcggctccagaatcgaaattggctccgaaatcagaatctacTCCAGCAAccgaatcggttccggaattgattccaaatacggaatcgggtaggtccgattccgagctcccatcactagtacaaAGCACAACCGCCGTCTTCTTACCATCAACCCGACCGCAGTCAGCGAAATATTGAGTTCCTGCGTTTGTGAACCAAACTTGGCCGCTGTATTGACGCACAGCGGCAAGCAACGCCATGGCATGACGGGGAGGAAATCGGTTACAACTAGCTGCAGGCACTGGAACGCGATCCGGATCAAAGACTCGCCGTGATGGTCACTGACAGCGCCGATGATACCGAGCACAAGCGGCCAACCGTGCGACAGCGTCTCGCCTGCCCCGTTCAGGACGAGCAGCACACAATCCAGCTGACGCTGCCGCACGTCACCGTGCGGCACCGAGGACAGCTCGGACAGCGGCCCTAGCAGCAGGGTTTGTAGCTTTAAGTTTTCCTTCAACGGTCGCTCGTACTTGTATTGCAGGGCAGCCTTCACCAGATACGTTATCGCTTCGACGCCCCACTCGCGCATACGAATGTGCGGATGGTGGCAGATTTCCAGCAGGTGGTTGGTCAGCGGGCGCCACAGCACCTCAATGCGCGACAAATTCACGAGCCCCGTTTCGAGCAGCTTGGCCACCGCGAACAGCGACGGTTCGCGATTGTTGTACGCCAGCTCCATTGCTTCGTGCGAAAGTTTGCACAGTGCGTCGATGAGATGGTGCAGTGCGACGTCGTCCAGGTACTGGCTCGACTCGAACAGCTGGCTCAGCATTGTCGACAGAACCGGCAGGTCCGTCATGACCTGGGTGATGGAGTTCGCGTCGGTCGGAGGCTTCTGGACGGCCTGCAGACTTCCGCCGGTGGATGGCTTCAGTCCCAGGATCCACGCTAGATGCTGCAGCGTGGTCAGCACGATGTGCCACGAGCTGCCGAGAATGCTACCGTGGCAGTGCGCCAGATGCAGCACGGACCGCATGCACTGCAGGTTTTTGGCGGTCAGCAGTACCGGCCCCTGATGGGCACCGACGGGTAGTGAGGACGTTGGGAGCGGCGTGCCAACGGCCACCACTGggtgccgttgctgctgctgctgatcgatgTCCGCGTACGTACCTCCTCCGTGAAAGGCCATGCCCGCTGCCGTCATGTCCTGGCTACCGAGACGCATGTG
Coding sequences within:
- the LOC120904084 gene encoding translation factor GUF1 homolog, mitochondrial, which codes for MGLTKFRTLYTLYSANYRRRVLASVQHSCFHTTTARLSDDIEYDEIPVSRIRNFSIIAHVDHGKSTLADRLLEMTGTIAKHSGNKQVLDSLQVEKERGITVKAQTASLIYQHAGQPYLLNLIDTPGHVDFSNEVSRSLAACNGVILLVDANQGVQAQTVANYHLARSKQLVIVPVLNKIDLKNARPEAVCNELLTLFDIDPDDVLKVSAKVGTGCDEVLASIVNRLPAPGANRDTDFRGLIFDSWFDKYRGALNLIYVSDGEIRTGQEIASCHTGKAYEVKSLALLRPDERKVDLLVAGQVGLLGCNMRTSKESHIGDTLYLRKNKTCVPLPGFKPQQPMVFAGVYPPDQTQHPVLKSAIEKLVLNDSAVTVAPDSSPALGQGWRLGFLGLLHLDVFSQRLQQEYDAEPVLTAPSVTYKIKLKGTKAIAAHGGNETVYISNPALLPDRTMVEEYYEPYVLGTIIAPTECVGAIIGLCVERRAVQKTSLNIDNERIMTTYLMPLNEIVLDFHDQLKSVSSGYASFDYEDHGYVETSIVRMDVLLNGQLVEELCTITHTSKAQNHARDLVVKLKELIPRQMVQIAIQAVVGGKVLARETIKAYRKDVTAKLYGGDVTRRMKLLKQQSEGKKKMRSIANINVPRDTFINVLKR
- the LOC120904081 gene encoding protein MON2 homolog, whose protein sequence is MSFVSGTTDTEAAQKFLEVLQNDFRNLSLETKKKFPQIKESCEEAILKLKSAGANPQTPVYYVVNQILYPLVQGCESKDLKIIKFCLGMMQRLITQQVVDQKGARYITDTLWMLMENGTEEVKVLQSVTLLLTTNTVVHGETLAKTLVLCFRLHFTKDSTTINTAGATVRQLVSLVFERVVAEEAEADANQDERREVNLEELKLATGVAPKGLLPCAADAFLLFQDLVQLVNADQPYWLLGMTEMTRTFGLELLESVLTQYTSVFYRNPEFSFLLKERVCALVIKLFSPNIKYRTIAPQAGVGGAGVQPGGGAPHDKPYFPISMRLLRVVSILIQKYHSLLVTECEIFLSLIVKFLDPDKPAWQRSLALEVLHKMTIQPELLISFCRCYDLKDHATNIFQDIINSLGTYVQSLFINPQLLSASIGTGGVGAGGNAGSGGGGGSGGGVGGSSGQQSQLMGGMPVGPGISPQPGFIFRGVFLPLVVTFPSGQSKSTFLEMLDKMEPPPIPDGYGISVAYACLLDIVRSISLSIQGPSQIGEENPAPYMQRVSEADKALHIQLIHSSWLGLLTALGPLIDAATDESSTESVLKAIQNYAALCGLLELHTPRDAFITALCRASLPPHYALSVLNVNYQGNAFKSHMRLGSQDMTAAGMAFHGGGTYADIDQQQQQRHPVVAVGTPLPTSSLPVGAHQGPVLLTAKNLQCMRSVLHLAHCHGSILGSSWHIVLTTLQHLAWILGLKPSTGGSLQAVQKPPTDANSITQVMTDLPVLSTMLSQLFESSQYLDDVALHHLIDALCKLSHEAMELAYNNREPSLFAVAKLLETGLVNLSRIEVLWRPLTNHLLEICHHPHIRMREWGVEAITYLVKAALQYKYERPLKENLKLQTLLLGPLSELSSVPHGDVRQRQLDCVLLVLNGAGETLSHGWPLVLGIIGAVSDHHGESLIRIAFQCLQLVVTDFLPVMPWRCLPLCVNTAAKFGSQTQELNISLTAVGLMWNISDYFNQNQEKLSQTVCDDMSVLPDFPGTLNMPHFDRLWMCLYARLGDLCVDPRPAVRKSAGQTLFSTISAHGALLNPPTWQAVLWQVLFPLLDKVRALSSCASNEKVDTSGNILIHHSRNTAQKQWAETQVLTLSGVSRVFNTKRALLQMLGDFPRAWALLLEFIENSALSKSNEVSLAALKSFQEILYNRPTAAPSSATGPAAPSGGADETNAVRTTPAAAAEADIWNVAWRVWLNIGAESTKPPTLGDLSDKGNAGASTAGPGTEDLYIPSQAFLTALVHIFPALFQHIRARFNNKDLTQLCAVLMNAVAVPVHSDSTPYIMSTISDSLLTPLHDGVLDCMELLQKEAIQAGSGSGGSGIKNMISAIFKQLLSFSKFACAPPSFDRIETRPLKSSRSGSGAGTNTGSNSSGGLIHPVSSTSNANGVEWVSMNYIPFGEKALTVAVKLYQQTANDMAVIEGQILHEIIKALHLPLSLKYKCMSSSTWKLAISSLISVLHTGLPVARKHPKHFASMWKDLADTLDQFLFTKSICIVEDRGLDELILDETIDCQVIELIRDEILPYSQEIPQQFILDAVVILNKGSIHSATTGSTPFAGCETELKLREEFAKTCFETLLQFSLLDDRVGTAAAGAVDEKETNLANNNATLCDGQGGKTTEGGIAGQLAITALLHRFEEVLRKFNEDERLSGKFPLPRYRLSEISFVLKAVATLVISMKKAPPAKVGTTAWEQLISLYPYLVDCTTTSSAEVSRSLREALLQYCDLLRPPCTATGADANGHHRAGQQGNALATNNNDIVNTNGISHC